One genomic window of Corynebacterium diphtheriae includes the following:
- the argS gene encoding arginine--tRNA ligase: MTPADLSQLIKQTAIDVLSARELDTTVLPETVVVERPRNPEHGDYATNVALQIAKKVGMNPRELGQVLADSLAANTAIDEASIAGPGFINIRLAAAAQGEIVAKILEAGATFGHSDLYQGRRVNLEFVSANPTGPIHLGGTRWAAVGDSLGRVLEASGAQVTREYYFNDHGRQIDRFTNSLVASAKGEPTPEDGYGGDYIKEIADAVVAQHPDVLALAEADLNEGFRATGVEMMFAHIKESLHEFGTDFDVYFHENSLFESGAVDKAIQTLKDNGNLYFNEGAWWLKSSEYGDDKDRVVIKSDGDAAYIAGDIAYVADKFDRGHDLCIYMLGADHHGYISRLRAAAAAMGYEPSNVEVLIGQMVNLVRDGKAVRMSKRAGTVITLDDLVEAIGIDGARYSMIRSSVDSSLDIDLQLWEQQSSDNPVYYVQYGHARLCSIARKAADLGITAIDPDLSLLTHDREGDLIRTLGEFPAVVKAAAELREPHRIARFAEDLAGTFHRFYDSCQILPKVGESAEPIHTARLALANATRQVLANALGLVGVSAPERM; this comes from the coding sequence ATGACACCTGCGGATCTTTCTCAACTAATTAAACAAACAGCAATTGATGTTTTGTCGGCGCGTGAGCTCGACACCACGGTGCTCCCTGAAACTGTCGTGGTGGAGCGCCCACGCAACCCAGAGCATGGAGATTATGCAACAAACGTTGCTCTTCAGATTGCTAAAAAAGTTGGGATGAATCCGCGAGAGTTAGGCCAGGTGCTTGCTGACTCCCTCGCTGCCAACACGGCAATCGACGAGGCGTCGATCGCAGGCCCTGGCTTTATTAATATCCGCTTGGCGGCAGCCGCTCAGGGTGAGATTGTGGCGAAAATTCTGGAGGCGGGAGCTACCTTCGGGCATTCCGATCTTTATCAGGGGCGTCGCGTCAATCTTGAGTTTGTGTCTGCGAACCCAACTGGCCCAATTCACTTGGGGGGAACACGTTGGGCGGCGGTAGGAGACTCTTTGGGCCGTGTATTGGAAGCCTCCGGTGCACAGGTCACCCGTGAGTACTACTTCAATGACCACGGACGTCAGATTGATCGCTTTACTAACTCGTTGGTGGCTTCGGCCAAGGGGGAGCCAACTCCAGAAGATGGTTACGGCGGAGATTACATCAAGGAAATCGCTGATGCAGTAGTTGCGCAGCACCCAGATGTGTTGGCTCTGGCCGAAGCGGATCTCAATGAAGGGTTCCGTGCAACTGGTGTTGAGATGATGTTCGCGCACATCAAGGAATCTCTCCATGAGTTTGGTACTGATTTCGATGTGTACTTCCACGAGAACTCGTTGTTCGAATCGGGAGCAGTAGATAAAGCTATTCAGACGCTGAAAGACAATGGCAACCTGTATTTCAATGAGGGCGCTTGGTGGCTTAAGTCCTCTGAATATGGTGATGACAAAGATCGCGTAGTGATCAAGTCTGATGGCGATGCTGCTTACATTGCCGGTGACATTGCTTATGTTGCGGATAAGTTCGACCGCGGTCATGACCTGTGCATTTACATGCTTGGTGCAGACCATCACGGTTATATTTCTCGTCTTCGTGCGGCAGCAGCTGCGATGGGTTACGAGCCTTCCAACGTCGAGGTCCTCATCGGTCAGATGGTTAACCTTGTGCGTGACGGCAAGGCTGTCCGTATGTCTAAGCGCGCAGGCACCGTTATTACCTTGGACGATCTGGTGGAAGCAATCGGAATCGACGGTGCTCGATACTCGATGATTCGCTCTTCGGTTGATTCTAGCTTGGATATTGACTTGCAGCTGTGGGAGCAGCAAAGCAGTGATAACCCTGTTTATTACGTTCAGTATGGTCACGCACGTTTGTGCTCGATTGCACGTAAAGCTGCTGATCTCGGTATCACCGCAATCGATCCTGACCTTTCGCTTTTGACTCATGACCGTGAAGGCGATTTGATCCGTACACTCGGTGAGTTCCCAGCTGTAGTGAAGGCTGCAGCAGAGCTACGCGAACCGCACCGCATTGCGCGTTTTGCTGAGGATCTTGCTGGTACGTTCCATCGTTTCTACGATTCCTGCCAGATTTTGCCTAAAGTAGGCGAGTCTGCTGAGCCTATTCACACTGCACGTTTGGCGCTGGCTAACGCGACGCGTCAGGTATTGGCTAATGCGCTGGGGCTTGTCGGAGTATCTGCGCCGGAGCGTATGTAG
- a CDS encoding homoserine dehydrogenase: MNPDSQHHATFNPGKGEGSPVGIAILGYGTVGSQVLRLLTENHNDFQHRAGGPLEIKGVAASSVEKHRGSLADQLGLLTDDARSLIARDDVDIVVEVIGGIDYPRELILEALHSGKSVVTANKALVAAHSEELAAAADEAGVDLYFEAAVAAAIPVLGPLRRSLAGDQIQSVAGIVNGTTNFILDAMDSTGASYDDMLAEATRLGYAEADPTADVEGHDAASKAAILASLAFHTRVTYADVYCEGISKITADDINAAKEAGFTIKLLAICERLNVDGVEKVSARVHPTLVPRNHPLASVDKSFNAIFVEAEAAGRLMFYGNGAGGNPTASAVLGDIVGAARNKVFGGRAPGESTYADLPIAPFGEVPTRFHIDMEVEDRVGVLADLAKTFSSHGISLRTVRQAEKDGHARLIVVTHTAKESELEATVEQIKNSDSVKKINSVIRLAGE; the protein is encoded by the coding sequence ATGAACCCTGACTCACAGCATCATGCAACGTTTAACCCTGGCAAAGGTGAAGGATCACCTGTGGGAATCGCGATTTTGGGCTATGGCACAGTGGGTAGCCAAGTTCTTCGTCTCCTCACCGAGAATCATAATGATTTCCAACATCGCGCCGGTGGACCGCTTGAGATCAAGGGTGTTGCTGCCTCCAGTGTGGAAAAGCACCGTGGATCTCTTGCCGATCAACTAGGACTACTTACAGACGATGCGCGCTCGCTTATTGCTCGTGATGACGTAGATATCGTTGTGGAAGTCATCGGTGGAATCGACTATCCGCGTGAGCTCATTCTTGAGGCTCTACACAGCGGAAAGTCTGTGGTGACAGCAAACAAGGCGCTGGTCGCGGCTCATTCAGAGGAGCTTGCTGCTGCAGCTGACGAGGCCGGAGTTGACCTCTACTTCGAGGCCGCAGTTGCCGCTGCAATCCCAGTGCTTGGCCCACTACGTCGTTCCTTGGCTGGTGACCAAATCCAGTCGGTTGCCGGCATTGTTAACGGAACGACCAACTTCATCTTGGACGCCATGGATTCTACGGGTGCAAGCTATGATGACATGCTCGCAGAAGCCACCCGATTGGGCTATGCAGAAGCAGACCCAACAGCAGATGTTGAAGGCCATGACGCAGCATCGAAAGCAGCTATTCTTGCATCCTTGGCATTCCATACACGCGTAACTTATGCGGATGTGTACTGTGAGGGAATCTCGAAGATCACGGCAGACGACATCAACGCAGCCAAGGAAGCAGGCTTTACCATCAAACTGCTTGCTATCTGCGAGCGGCTCAATGTTGATGGCGTAGAAAAGGTTTCTGCGCGCGTTCATCCCACCTTGGTCCCACGCAATCACCCCCTGGCCAGCGTAGACAAGTCCTTCAACGCAATTTTCGTTGAAGCTGAAGCCGCAGGCCGACTTATGTTCTACGGCAATGGTGCTGGTGGTAACCCAACGGCATCGGCGGTGCTCGGCGATATTGTCGGCGCTGCTCGCAACAAGGTTTTTGGTGGGCGTGCCCCAGGCGAATCCACCTATGCGGATCTTCCCATTGCACCATTCGGTGAGGTCCCTACACGCTTCCATATCGATATGGAAGTAGAAGACCGCGTTGGCGTATTAGCGGATCTTGCTAAGACATTCTCTAGCCATGGTATTTCGTTGCGCACTGTGCGTCAGGCTGAAAAAGATGGTCATGCCCGCTTGATTGTGGTTACGCATACGGCCAAGGAATCGGAACTTGAAGCAACCGTTGAACAGATTAAGAATTCTGACTCGGTGAAAAAGATCAACAGCGTTATTCGTCTAGCAGGGGAGTAA
- a CDS encoding long-chain fatty-acid--CoA ligase: protein MLSTMQDIPLNLARILTYGATAHADTKITTFDGEVASETTYAEIAARAAAFAHALHDELGIDDDQRVGSMMYNCAEHLEVLFAVSCMGAVFNPLNKQLMNDQIRHIINHAEDEVIVADQRLAKQLGTILHQGCPSVRAVIFIGTSPITDAATEIPEGITCYSYESLLDGRSTVYEWPQVEETTAAAICYSTGTTGAPKGVAYSHRALYLQALNLRTTDSLAVTHGQSFLCCVPIYHILSWCVPIAAFMSGTPLVFPGSSVSAPSLAHIIATAHPRVAHGVPTLWIQLMVHYMRHSPERMSLQEIYVGGSAVPAILIKLWEERYGVDVVHVWGMTETVAIGTVARPPSGVSGETRLNYRISQGRFPATLEYRVVNDGEIMSSTDRNQGEIQVRGNWVTEHYYHSATEDNGGAASMFRDHEVEDAPEQFTEDGWLRTGDVGSVTRDGYLTIHDRARDVIRSGGEWIYSTMLENEIMAATVVVEAAVIGYPDPKWGERPLSVTVLAAGVEPNKETAERLREGLRDTFPNWMLPEYWTFVKSIDKTSVGKFDKIDLRQHLADGDFEIIALKGPGRSSHSDSAE from the coding sequence ATGCTCAGCACAATGCAGGACATTCCGCTTAATCTCGCGCGCATTCTCACCTACGGTGCCACCGCCCACGCGGACACAAAGATCACCACCTTTGATGGCGAGGTAGCATCAGAGACGACATATGCGGAAATTGCCGCACGAGCTGCGGCTTTCGCCCACGCGCTTCACGACGAACTGGGTATTGACGATGACCAGCGAGTCGGATCGATGATGTATAACTGCGCAGAACATCTCGAAGTTCTTTTTGCGGTTTCTTGCATGGGTGCTGTATTCAATCCGCTGAATAAGCAATTAATGAATGATCAGATTCGCCACATCATTAATCATGCTGAAGATGAAGTCATCGTTGCTGATCAACGCCTCGCTAAACAACTGGGTACGATCCTGCATCAAGGATGCCCTAGTGTGCGTGCCGTGATCTTCATCGGAACAAGCCCTATCACGGATGCAGCCACGGAAATACCCGAAGGAATTACCTGCTACTCCTACGAATCGCTTCTCGACGGTCGCAGCACCGTCTACGAGTGGCCACAAGTTGAAGAAACCACAGCAGCGGCGATCTGCTACTCCACCGGCACCACTGGAGCACCCAAAGGGGTGGCATATTCCCACCGTGCGTTGTATCTCCAAGCGCTAAATCTTCGCACCACAGACTCGCTCGCCGTTACCCACGGGCAGTCATTTTTGTGCTGCGTGCCGATCTATCACATCTTGAGCTGGTGCGTCCCCATCGCAGCCTTCATGTCCGGCACCCCCCTCGTATTCCCTGGGTCTAGTGTATCGGCTCCCTCCCTTGCACACATCATCGCTACTGCGCATCCTCGTGTCGCTCACGGTGTTCCCACGTTGTGGATCCAGCTCATGGTCCACTACATGCGCCACTCTCCTGAACGTATGAGCCTGCAAGAAATCTATGTGGGAGGTTCCGCTGTACCGGCGATCTTGATCAAGCTTTGGGAAGAACGCTACGGCGTCGATGTAGTCCACGTGTGGGGCATGACCGAAACGGTTGCAATCGGTACAGTGGCACGACCACCATCGGGAGTTTCAGGGGAAACCCGACTGAACTATCGCATTAGCCAAGGTCGGTTCCCCGCCACTTTGGAATATCGCGTAGTCAATGATGGTGAAATCATGAGCTCGACCGACCGTAACCAAGGTGAAATTCAAGTCCGAGGAAATTGGGTCACCGAACACTACTACCACTCAGCGACCGAGGACAATGGCGGTGCCGCGTCGATGTTCCGCGACCACGAAGTAGAGGATGCACCTGAACAGTTCACTGAGGATGGTTGGCTTCGCACAGGTGATGTTGGTTCAGTAACTCGCGACGGTTACCTCACCATCCATGACCGCGCTCGCGATGTCATCCGCTCAGGCGGCGAATGGATCTACTCCACAATGTTGGAAAACGAAATCATGGCAGCAACAGTCGTCGTTGAGGCAGCAGTAATTGGATATCCCGATCCTAAATGGGGCGAACGACCGCTGTCAGTGACAGTCTTAGCTGCAGGTGTGGAACCGAATAAAGAAACAGCTGAACGCCTACGCGAGGGGTTACGCGATACGTTCCCCAACTGGATGCTTCCGGAATACTGGACGTTTGTTAAATCCATTGACAAAACATCCGTGGGCAAGTTTGACAAAATTGACCTGCGCCAACACTTGGCTGATGGCGATTTTGAAATCATTGCACTTAAAGGCCCAGGTAGATCCTCCCATAGCGATTCCGCCGAATAA
- the thrB gene encoding homoserine kinase yields MAIELPVGKKVTVTVPASSANLGPGFDTLGLALSLYDTVEVEVTDHGLEVEVFGEGQGELPLDGSHLVVKAIRAGLKAADVQVPGLRVVCHNNIPQSRGLGSSAAAAVAGVAAANGLAGFPLDDARVVQLSSAFEGHPDNAAASVLGNAVVSWTEIPVDGRTEPQFKAVTINVDSRIKATALVPDFHASTEAVRRVLPSDVTHLDARFNVSRCAVMTVALQHHPELLWEGTRDRLHQPYRADVLPVTAEWVNRLRNRGYAAYLSGAGPTIMVLHTEPVDEAVLDDAREAGLRVLSLDVADAVSVKVDA; encoded by the coding sequence ATGGCTATAGAGCTGCCGGTAGGTAAAAAAGTAACGGTCACGGTGCCAGCATCGTCGGCAAACTTGGGCCCAGGCTTTGACACTTTGGGGTTGGCATTGTCTTTGTATGACACCGTTGAAGTGGAGGTCACTGACCACGGTCTTGAAGTCGAGGTTTTTGGTGAAGGCCAAGGAGAGCTTCCCCTTGATGGTTCCCACCTTGTTGTCAAAGCAATCCGTGCGGGATTGAAGGCTGCTGATGTACAGGTACCTGGGCTAAGAGTTGTCTGCCATAACAACATTCCACAGTCACGTGGTTTAGGCTCGTCTGCGGCTGCTGCTGTTGCCGGTGTTGCGGCGGCAAATGGTCTAGCTGGATTCCCGCTTGACGACGCCCGTGTGGTTCAGCTTTCCTCAGCATTCGAAGGGCATCCAGACAATGCCGCTGCTTCAGTACTAGGTAATGCGGTTGTTTCATGGACTGAAATTCCAGTCGACGGACGTACTGAACCGCAATTCAAGGCGGTGACGATTAACGTCGATAGCCGAATTAAAGCGACAGCGTTGGTTCCTGATTTCCATGCGTCAACGGAAGCTGTTCGTCGAGTTTTGCCTAGCGACGTTACTCACCTAGATGCGCGATTTAATGTTTCGCGTTGTGCCGTCATGACAGTAGCTTTGCAGCACCATCCAGAGCTGTTGTGGGAAGGTACCCGCGATAGACTGCATCAGCCGTACCGTGCAGATGTCTTGCCTGTGACGGCGGAATGGGTCAACCGACTCCGCAATCGTGGCTATGCTGCCTACTTGTCTGGGGCTGGGCCGACCATCATGGTGCTTCATACTGAGCCAGTTGACGAGGCTGTTCTCGATGACGCGCGTGAAGCTGGGTTGCGTGTGCTGTCCTTGGATGTAGCAGATGCTGTATCGGTGAAAGTCGATGCCTAG
- the lysA gene encoding diaminopimelate decarboxylase, translating into MDFNALPSHVWPRHAAREAGGDVSVAGVSLASIAQEYGTPVFVVDEADFRSRCRDMAAAFGGADKVHYASKAFLTRRIARWVEEEGLSLDIASHGELQVALRAGFPSQRITAHGNNKDRAFLQALVDARVGHVVIDSMVELERLEEIAGAAGIQQPVMVRVKPGIEAHTHEFIATSHEDQKFGFSLASGSAYAAAARAISSESLYLIGLHCHVGSQVFDAQGFSLAAQRVLDLYSRIHRELGVDLEQLDLGGGYGIAYTEDETPLDVAAVAQDLLKAVQSAADEIGISAPEVLVEPGRAIAGPSTVTVYEVGTVKDVHVTDRQTRRYLAVDGGMSDNIRPALYEAEYDARVINRNITGTQISSRVVGSHCESGDILINDAMLPDDIREGDLLALAATGAYCFAMSSRYNMMGRPAVVSVLDGQASVMVKRENIDDLLQLDVP; encoded by the coding sequence ATGGATTTCAACGCACTGCCTTCCCACGTGTGGCCAAGACATGCTGCACGTGAGGCTGGGGGAGATGTCAGTGTCGCCGGTGTATCTTTGGCGTCCATCGCTCAGGAATATGGGACTCCTGTATTTGTCGTTGATGAGGCAGATTTCCGAAGCCGTTGTCGTGACATGGCAGCAGCTTTTGGCGGCGCGGATAAGGTCCACTACGCATCCAAAGCGTTTCTTACTCGCCGAATTGCTCGGTGGGTTGAAGAAGAAGGCTTAAGCCTCGATATCGCATCTCATGGGGAACTACAGGTTGCACTGCGAGCAGGTTTTCCGTCGCAACGCATAACGGCACATGGCAACAATAAAGATCGTGCCTTTTTGCAAGCGCTTGTCGACGCCCGTGTGGGACATGTCGTCATCGACTCCATGGTGGAACTCGAACGCCTTGAGGAAATTGCTGGTGCGGCAGGTATCCAACAGCCTGTGATGGTGCGTGTTAAACCTGGTATCGAAGCCCACACTCACGAGTTCATCGCTACTAGCCACGAAGACCAAAAATTCGGTTTCTCGTTGGCCTCTGGTTCAGCATATGCGGCGGCAGCGCGCGCTATCTCGTCTGAGTCTTTGTACCTCATTGGTCTGCATTGTCACGTGGGATCGCAGGTATTTGACGCTCAGGGATTTAGCTTGGCAGCTCAGCGTGTTCTCGATTTGTACTCCAGAATTCACCGTGAACTTGGTGTGGATTTAGAGCAGCTTGACCTCGGTGGCGGATACGGAATTGCGTATACCGAAGATGAAACACCATTGGATGTTGCTGCAGTGGCTCAAGATTTGCTCAAAGCAGTACAGTCTGCGGCTGATGAAATCGGTATCAGTGCACCGGAAGTCCTCGTTGAGCCTGGGCGAGCCATTGCTGGTCCCTCAACCGTTACGGTTTATGAGGTAGGCACGGTTAAAGACGTCCACGTGACTGACCGGCAGACGCGTCGTTATCTAGCAGTGGATGGTGGCATGAGCGACAACATTCGTCCTGCTCTTTATGAGGCTGAGTATGATGCGCGGGTGATTAACAGAAACATCACCGGAACACAAATTTCGAGTCGAGTAGTGGGCTCGCATTGTGAATCCGGAGACATTTTGATCAACGATGCGATGCTGCCTGATGATATTCGCGAGGGCGACTTGTTGGCATTGGCTGCTACCGGTGCCTATTGCTTTGCTATGAGCAGTCGCTACAATATGATGGGGCGTCCTGCGGTTGTGAGTGTGCTCGACGGACAAGCAAGCGTGATGGTGAAACGGGAAAATATAGACGATCTATTGCAGTTAGACGTCCCGTAA